From Mytilus edulis chromosome 8, xbMytEdul2.2, whole genome shotgun sequence, one genomic window encodes:
- the LOC139485711 gene encoding F-box/LRR-repeat protein 21-like — MDGENEIPLNGNDINVDDVKDEESSSFTENCTDSENPNEAVINEEENLKLLLITDLPMEVIVHIYDFLPLVSRYNASMACHVLYEAFNHPKLWHEQRLMINGDVLNYGSKYFGNCTRNVPNKIKHLVKKFGKYFQFLTIQVFGHLGKLNEWSSVLLELSQQCRLEKLTLVVGKMTTESDLLGKPPKKKDMDILLSFIQNAFRIKHLDIKSWPLFPETMFLADQNIFKALMKNTKLKELEQLDLFWPYTNLMWSERQPILPDSNMVLELIQYLGNLKKLGLRSTMLSDALLEALASSRRSNRISLIRIFVTYAKGKPEYQIPNIKSLSWKRLTDINPDFHVECHVMPRLPSIELGNMLTLDCPLSKITFLQWSRIDEQLMESIVNKFNQTLKTFEVYCDFKDYDEALIKMVAECQFLENLVIRSCSTHCVNVETIKKLAFWRGTRWVTFQFDEKNISFIDKPQNIEEDTVVAKNENGEYFLVGMHQFHAEPEGKERRMKCQELKDSLAVILGQKFISRNKAIIIDRNSTV; from the coding sequence ATGGATGGAGAAAATGAAATACCGCTCAATGGTAATGATATCAATGTTGATGATGTAAAAGATGAAGAAAGCAGCAGTTTTACTGAAAATTGTACAGACAGTGAAAACCCTAATGAAGCAGTTATCAATGAAGAAGAGAATCTCAAGCTATTATTAATAACAGACCTCCCAATGGAAGTAATTGTTCATATTTATGATTTTCTTCCACTTGTATCACGATATAATGCATCAATGGCCTGCCATGTTTTGTATGAAGCCTTCAACCATCCAAAACTTTGGCATGAACAAAGGTTAATGATAAATGGAGATGTGCTTAATTATGGatcaaaatattttggaaattgtACCAGAAATGTACCAAACAAAATCAAGCATCTGGTTAAAAAGTTTGgtaaatattttcagtttttgacGATTCAGGTATTTGGCCATCTAGGGAAATTAAACGAATGGTCTTCAGTATTATTAGAGCTTAGTCAACAATGCAGACTCGAAAAGCTCACTTTGGTGGTTGGCAAGATGACAACAGAATCAGATCTTTTAGGAAAACCCCCGAAAAAAAAGGACATGGATATTCTATTATCATTTATCCAGAATGCTTTTCGAATTAAACATTTAGATATCAAAAGTTGGCCACTCTTCCCAGAGACGATGTTTCTAGCTGATCAAAACATATTCAAAGCCTTGATGAAGAATACTAAACTGAAAGAACTAGAACAACTTGATCTGTTCTGGCCGTATACCAATCTGATGTGGTCAGAGCGTCAACCTATTCTACCAGACAGCAATATGGTGCTAGAACTCATACAATATCTGGGAAACCTGAAGAAATTAGGACTGAGGTCAACAATGTTGTCTGATGCTCTGCTTGAAGCTTTGGCATCTTCAAGAAGATCTAACAGGATTAGTTTGATAAGAATATTTGTCACATATGCCAAGGGAAAACCAGAATATCAGATTCCAAACATCAAGTCATTGTCATGGAAACGCCTTACTGACATCAATCCAGATTTCCATGTTGAATGTCATGTGATGCCACGATTACCATCAATAGAGTTGGGCAACATGCTGACTCTGGACTGTCCACTTTCAAAGATAACGTTTCTTCAATGGTCAAGAATTGACGAGCAACTTATGGAGTCAATTGTTAACAAGTTCAATCAAACTCTGAAAACATTTGAAGTCTACTGTGATTTTAAAGACTATGATGAGGCATTGATCAAGATGGTGGCAGAATGTCAATTTTTAGAAAACTTAGTCATAAGATCCTGCTCAACACATTGCGTAAATGTTGAAACTATCAAAAAATTAGCTTTCTGGCGAGGTACAAGATGGGTAACTTTTCAATTCgatgagaaaaatatttctttcatCGACAAACCTCAAAACATTGAAGAAGACACCGTtgttgctaaaaatgaaaatggcgAATACTTTTTGGTAGGCATGCATCAGTTCCACGCTGAGCCAGAAGGAAAGGAAAGAAGAATGAAATGCCAGGAATTGAAAGATAGCCTAGCAGTGATACTTGGTCAGAAGTTTATAAGTAGAAACAAAGCTATTATTATAGACAGAAATTCAACAGTGTAG